One Shewanella sp. MR-4 DNA window includes the following coding sequences:
- the pepE gene encoding dipeptidase PepE, whose protein sequence is MTVNALLLSSSRVGDTPYLSHAIPFIKPLTTNAQKWIFIPYAGVSMSYDTYLASVVAGLSELRLDISGIHQHPDPRQAIKDADGILIGGGNTFHLLHELYKYDLVHLIREEVMNGKPYIGWSAGSNVSGLSIRTTNDMPIIEPPSFTALNIVPFQLNPHYSNYRAPGHNGETRAQRLLEFTRVDPITPVVGIVEGSALWRQGETLSLLGDNPAYLFCGEQQEIPIPVGSDLSHLLK, encoded by the coding sequence ATGACAGTCAATGCCCTACTGCTTAGCAGTTCACGCGTCGGTGATACGCCTTACCTTTCCCATGCGATTCCCTTTATCAAACCGCTCACCACTAACGCCCAAAAATGGATTTTTATTCCCTATGCCGGTGTCAGCATGAGTTACGACACTTATTTAGCCTCAGTCGTAGCGGGATTAAGTGAACTTAGGCTCGATATCAGCGGCATTCACCAGCATCCCGATCCGCGCCAAGCGATTAAAGATGCCGATGGCATTTTGATCGGTGGTGGTAACACCTTTCATTTATTGCACGAGCTCTATAAGTATGATTTAGTGCATCTTATTCGTGAAGAAGTGATGAATGGCAAGCCTTATATTGGCTGGAGCGCAGGCTCTAACGTCTCGGGACTGAGCATTCGCACCACCAACGATATGCCGATTATCGAGCCACCTTCGTTTACCGCGCTAAATATTGTGCCGTTTCAGTTAAATCCACATTATTCAAACTACCGCGCACCGGGACATAACGGCGAAACCCGCGCCCAGCGCTTACTCGAATTCACTCGCGTCGATCCTATCACCCCAGTTGTGGGTATTGTCGAGGGCAGCGCACTCTGGCGTCAGGGTGAAACCTTATCCCTACTCGGTGACAATCCGGCCTATTTATTCTGTGGTGAGCAGCAAGAAATCCCCATCCCTGTGGGCAGCGATTTATCCCATTTACTGAAATAA
- a CDS encoding glucan biosynthesis protein G, translating to MRLHSTINHLAPITQRKTSQPKFFLGSLLACMMGISSLVPAYGADSTQEKKAKAFSHDTVIELAQQLAQKPFKEARKAPKELIDLDYATYGKINYQENAAIWGGTPTKFSVQLFAPGFLYKNLVDIDVVENSQALPIELTESSFSVPNGAIEKLLTQVGQYAGVRLHYPINDDEVKDEFIMFQGASYFRALSKGQIYGLSNRGLAIDVAQPKGEEYPLFKRFWVERPSKYQTAIVVHALLDSQSVTGAYRFGIYPGAPTRVEVDVTLFPRKDIAHVGLAPLTSMFLYGGLDTSDKPDYRPAVHNSEGLQIDRGNGERLWRPLNNPNKLQISAFGDEDIKGFGLIQRHRNFDYYEDLSANYQQRPSAWIEPLNDWGKGQLVLLEIPSSAETNDNIVTYWEPQGGLKQGEPYRYSYRITASNDSPSANTKARVVRSSKGQKQAKGKELLIDYSNIKPQDIEKITIDASISKGKILSSRIVAHPDINGARVFVTFEPESTNVAELRIQLRKDEKPLAATWLYRWNSDDWP from the coding sequence TTGCGACTGCATTCAACAATCAATCATTTAGCCCCTATCACACAGCGAAAAACGAGCCAACCTAAGTTTTTTCTCGGTTCTCTACTCGCTTGTATGATGGGCATCAGCAGCTTAGTGCCCGCCTATGGCGCCGACTCAACTCAAGAGAAAAAAGCCAAGGCCTTCTCCCATGACACTGTTATTGAACTGGCCCAGCAACTGGCACAAAAACCGTTTAAAGAAGCCCGAAAAGCCCCTAAGGAACTCATTGATCTTGATTACGCGACCTATGGCAAAATCAATTATCAAGAAAATGCCGCGATTTGGGGCGGCACTCCCACTAAGTTTTCGGTACAACTCTTTGCCCCCGGTTTTTTATACAAAAACCTCGTGGATATCGATGTGGTTGAAAACAGCCAAGCCTTGCCCATCGAGCTAACAGAGTCCTCCTTTAGTGTCCCAAATGGCGCCATTGAAAAATTACTCACTCAGGTTGGCCAATATGCGGGCGTACGCCTGCACTACCCTATCAATGACGATGAGGTGAAAGACGAGTTCATCATGTTCCAAGGCGCGAGCTATTTTAGAGCGCTGTCTAAAGGACAAATTTATGGCTTATCTAACCGTGGACTGGCTATCGATGTGGCCCAGCCCAAAGGTGAAGAATACCCATTATTCAAGCGTTTTTGGGTAGAGCGCCCCTCTAAGTATCAAACCGCCATTGTGGTGCATGCGCTGTTAGACAGCCAGAGCGTCACTGGTGCCTACCGCTTCGGTATTTACCCTGGCGCACCAACGCGAGTCGAAGTGGATGTCACGCTATTCCCACGCAAAGACATCGCCCATGTGGGCCTCGCACCACTGACCTCGATGTTCCTCTATGGCGGGTTGGATACTTCAGATAAGCCAGACTATCGTCCTGCGGTACATAACTCCGAAGGATTACAAATCGATCGCGGAAATGGCGAACGCTTATGGCGCCCACTTAATAACCCAAATAAATTGCAGATCAGCGCCTTTGGCGACGAGGACATCAAAGGTTTTGGCTTGATCCAACGTCATCGTAACTTCGATTACTATGAAGATCTGAGCGCAAACTATCAGCAACGTCCTTCTGCTTGGATTGAACCGCTAAACGATTGGGGTAAAGGCCAGTTAGTGCTACTGGAAATCCCATCGAGCGCCGAAACCAACGACAACATAGTCACCTACTGGGAGCCTCAGGGCGGCTTAAAGCAAGGTGAACCCTATCGTTACTCCTATCGCATCACAGCGTCTAACGATAGCCCCAGTGCGAATACTAAGGCGCGAGTGGTTCGCAGCTCCAAGGGACAAAAGCAAGCCAAAGGCAAAGAACTGCTGATCGATTACAGCAATATTAAACCGCAAGATATTGAAAAAATTACCATTGATGCCAGTATCAGCAAAGGCAAAATTCTGTCTTCTCGCATAGTGGCTCATCCGGATATCAATGGTGCTCGCGTTTTCGTGACTTTCGAGCCTGAAAGTACCAATGTGGCAGAGCTCAGAATTCAACTGCGTAAAGATGAAAAGCCACTCGCTGCCACTTGGCTGTACCGCTGGAACAGTGATGATTGGCCCTAG
- a CDS encoding DUF3187 family protein gives MPFLNFKPTLVLPLLLAPNAFAATVDFSDYGPLRTYAQSPTQAGSLTPMLRSGFSLPEGQKELHLSASAASVWAETDDYFADYYHNTLEGGLTWQMTDKWLLDTSYHWRFSGDNHLDSVTMWFHDAFGFSQNGREDAGKHQNQIFSKDGINQRNISGETLNNAITLYLGYQLFENQYHGLSLGGSLYYNYVDAGPFENETFEQALQLNYSFRYEKHHFHSTAAVSFRQGNEVLSGIRYDNHAYSVNFGYEYITGRHGWLIELHHYQGLLETENDFSKASNEILLGYRYYLDSSAIEFSIVENYFNMDNSTDIAFNIGYRVKF, from the coding sequence ATGCCGTTTTTAAACTTTAAACCTACTCTAGTGCTACCTTTGTTGCTTGCACCGAATGCCTTTGCCGCCACTGTCGATTTTAGTGATTACGGACCATTACGGACCTATGCTCAATCACCAACCCAAGCAGGCAGTTTAACCCCGATGCTGCGTTCAGGCTTTTCCTTGCCCGAAGGACAAAAAGAGTTGCATCTCTCGGCCAGTGCGGCCAGTGTTTGGGCGGAAACCGACGACTATTTTGCCGACTACTACCATAACACGCTCGAAGGTGGACTCACCTGGCAAATGACAGACAAATGGTTGCTAGATACGAGTTACCACTGGCGTTTTAGCGGAGATAATCACTTAGACTCAGTGACTATGTGGTTCCATGATGCATTTGGGTTTAGTCAAAATGGTCGTGAAGATGCAGGTAAACACCAGAATCAGATTTTCTCAAAGGACGGAATAAATCAGCGTAATATTTCGGGAGAAACCCTGAATAATGCAATTACCCTTTATCTCGGTTATCAATTGTTTGAGAACCAATATCACGGCTTATCTTTAGGGGGCAGCCTATATTATAACTATGTCGACGCTGGCCCCTTCGAAAATGAAACCTTTGAACAAGCCTTGCAGCTCAATTACAGCTTTCGTTATGAAAAACATCATTTTCATTCTACCGCTGCCGTGAGTTTTAGGCAGGGTAATGAGGTTCTTTCGGGGATCCGCTACGACAATCATGCTTATTCCGTCAATTTCGGTTATGAATATATCACTGGGCGCCATGGTTGGTTAATTGAACTGCATCATTACCAAGGCTTACTCGAAACCGAAAATGATTTTTCTAAAGCTTCTAACGAAATATTACTCGGCTATCGTTATTACTTAGATAGTAGTGCAATAGAGTTCTCCATTGTTGAAAACTATTTCAATATGGATAACAGCACCGATATCGCCTTTAATATTGGCTATCGCGTTAAGTTTTAG
- the bioD gene encoding dethiobiotin synthase: protein MFFVTGTDTDSGKTLVLTALLTAFNREAARTGAMHLSLGVKPVASGCETTEQGLRNSDALKLMSASSLKLSYEQVNPVSFEPAIAPHIAAKQLGINISPEAILAKLDRQAFERADFCLIEGAGGWRLPLGDGRYLSELVQQLNLPVILVVGMKLGCLNHALLTQEAIMADGLTVAGWVANCVDPNMSVFDENLVSLKEMMTAPFLGCIPHLTQADAEHAANFIDIQPLLMK, encoded by the coding sequence ATGTTTTTTGTAACAGGAACAGATACCGACAGCGGAAAAACCTTAGTGTTGACCGCACTCTTGACCGCTTTCAATCGTGAGGCTGCTCGCACAGGCGCTATGCATTTAAGTCTTGGAGTAAAACCTGTGGCATCGGGTTGTGAAACCACAGAGCAGGGTTTACGTAACAGTGATGCGTTGAAACTGATGTCGGCCTCATCTTTAAAACTTAGTTATGAGCAGGTCAACCCAGTGAGTTTTGAGCCTGCCATCGCACCGCATATTGCCGCAAAACAGCTGGGGATTAACATATCGCCAGAGGCGATTTTGGCAAAACTAGACAGACAAGCCTTTGAGCGGGCTGATTTTTGCTTGATAGAAGGTGCGGGCGGCTGGCGTTTACCCTTAGGGGACGGACGTTATTTATCGGAATTAGTGCAGCAGCTTAATTTGCCGGTGATCTTGGTTGTGGGGATGAAACTTGGCTGCCTAAATCATGCCTTATTAACCCAAGAGGCGATAATGGCCGATGGCTTAACCGTAGCGGGTTGGGTGGCAAATTGTGTCGATCCCAATATGAGTGTGTTCGATGAAAACTTAGTGTCGCTCAAAGAGATGATGACGGCGCCATTTCTTGGCTGTATTCCTCATCTAACACAAGCGGATGCGGAGCATGCCGCCAACTTTATTGATATTCAGCCCTTATTGATGAAATAG
- the bioC gene encoding malonyl-ACP O-methyltransferase BioC codes for MSMPLGVSVNSHQSASQVEHIADRFSAAAKHYQEHNCLQRLSGASLLQGFAAKGAILDIGAGPGTDFANRAKGEEMRVYALDIALGMLQQLKATFPSYQCVCGNAEQLPFADGSIDSIYSNLALQWCQDFSAATSEMARVLKSGGEAHLSIVADGSLAQLSHLGLRVNGFLSLESLKAAFDTSDWQLFDVQLVPMTVYFQDLKTLLYSIKGVGASVQSSVQTIASSDPEAHLGKLRGRRDWQALQQRAEQFRETQGLPLTYQIAQFRVRRQGGSV; via the coding sequence ATGTCTATGCCGCTTGGCGTGAGTGTTAATTCCCATCAATCTGCCAGTCAGGTCGAGCATATTGCCGATCGGTTTTCTGCTGCTGCCAAGCACTATCAAGAGCATAACTGTTTACAGCGTTTAAGCGGCGCGAGTTTGTTGCAGGGATTTGCTGCCAAGGGCGCAATTCTCGATATTGGCGCGGGGCCGGGGACCGATTTCGCCAACCGAGCAAAGGGCGAGGAGATGAGGGTTTATGCCCTCGATATCGCTCTAGGGATGCTGCAACAACTTAAAGCGACTTTCCCTAGCTACCAATGTGTGTGCGGTAATGCCGAGCAACTCCCCTTTGCCGATGGGAGTATCGATAGTATTTACTCCAATTTAGCTCTGCAGTGGTGCCAGGATTTTTCGGCTGCGACCAGTGAAATGGCTAGAGTCTTAAAATCTGGTGGAGAAGCGCATCTGAGTATCGTGGCCGACGGCAGCTTGGCGCAGTTATCCCATCTTGGTTTGAGGGTGAACGGTTTTTTATCCCTTGAAAGCTTAAAGGCTGCCTTTGATACCTCTGATTGGCAACTGTTTGATGTTCAACTTGTGCCAATGACCGTCTATTTTCAAGATCTTAAAACCTTGCTCTATTCTATTAAGGGCGTGGGCGCATCGGTGCAATCCTCAGTACAGACCATAGCTTCTTCAGATCCCGAAGCCCATTTAGGCAAATTGCGTGGCCGCCGCGATTGGCAGGCTTTACAGCAACGTGCTGAGCAGTTTCGTGAAACACAAGGCTTGCCTTTAACCTATCAGATAGCTCAATTTCGTGTGCGTCGCCAAGGCGGCTCGGTATAA
- a CDS encoding aminotransferase class I/II-fold pyridoxal phosphate-dependent enzyme encodes MSSPLTSKLGSKILARQQALAEQGLLRQRQALSSAAALSEDGPQFGLADRHYLNFSSNDYLGLSRAPELAEALHLGAKQYGVGSGASPLVTGYSEAHLALETKLCQMTGFEAALLFSSGFSANTTLCKTLFDKQDVVLADKLVHASIIDGLRDSGADFKRFLHNATESAERLLAKNAVSALITESVFSMDGDIAPISALSALCRANNAWLIVDDAHGFGVVDAVSAQVESTPASNLIDIQVVTFGKALGCQGAAILGSRQLIEFLVSNAREYIYSTALSPANAALALAAVEYAEVHPELKQKLQSNILLFKQLCQDADIPLLGSDTAIQPLIIGDAAQTLLVAEKLKALGIWVGAIRPPTVPVGSARLRITLSAAHSEAAIRRCVNGIATVLKECALPRVSERPER; translated from the coding sequence ATGAGTTCACCACTCACCTCAAAACTGGGTTCAAAAATCCTCGCCCGTCAGCAGGCGTTAGCCGAGCAAGGTTTACTTAGGCAGCGTCAGGCACTGTCGAGCGCGGCCGCACTCAGTGAGGATGGCCCTCAGTTTGGCTTAGCGGATCGGCACTATCTTAACTTCAGCAGTAATGATTACTTAGGGCTATCCCGTGCTCCCGAATTGGCCGAGGCGCTGCACCTTGGCGCTAAGCAATATGGGGTTGGTAGCGGCGCATCACCACTGGTGACGGGCTACAGCGAGGCGCATTTGGCGCTAGAAACAAAGCTGTGCCAGATGACGGGATTTGAGGCGGCGCTACTCTTTAGCTCAGGGTTTAGCGCCAATACCACCTTGTGTAAAACCTTGTTCGATAAGCAGGATGTGGTGCTGGCGGATAAGCTGGTCCATGCATCGATTATCGATGGCTTGCGCGACAGCGGCGCGGATTTTAAGCGTTTTTTGCATAACGCCACCGAAAGTGCCGAGCGCCTATTAGCGAAGAACGCAGTGTCAGCCTTGATCACTGAGAGTGTGTTCAGCATGGATGGCGATATCGCGCCGATTTCGGCGTTATCCGCACTTTGCCGAGCAAACAATGCTTGGTTGATTGTCGATGATGCCCATGGTTTTGGCGTGGTGGATGCTGTGAGTGCTCAAGTTGAGTCGACTCCAGCTTCCAACCTTATCGATATCCAGGTAGTGACTTTTGGTAAAGCGTTAGGCTGTCAGGGCGCGGCGATCCTCGGGAGTCGGCAGTTGATTGAATTTCTGGTCAGCAATGCGCGGGAATATATCTATTCCACCGCCTTGTCGCCCGCCAATGCGGCCCTTGCCTTGGCCGCTGTTGAATACGCTGAGGTCCATCCTGAGCTTAAGCAAAAATTGCAGAGCAATATCTTGTTGTTCAAGCAGTTGTGCCAAGATGCTGATATTCCACTCCTAGGTAGCGACACCGCGATTCAACCTTTGATTATTGGTGATGCGGCGCAAACCTTGCTGGTGGCGGAAAAGCTAAAGGCATTAGGTATTTGGGTCGGCGCCATTCGTCCACCCACAGTGCCCGTTGGCTCGGCAAGATTACGCATTACCTTAAGCGCAGCCCATAGCGAGGCGGCAATACGGCGCTGCGTCAATGGGATTGCCACTGTGCTGAAGGAATGCGCACTGCCGAGGGTATCTGAGCGGCCTGAACGGTAA
- the bioB gene encoding biotin synthase BioB, translated as MSQLQVRHDWKREEIEALFALPMNDLLFKAHSIHREVYDPNEVQISRLLSIKTGACPEDCKYCPQSARYDTGLEKERLLAMETVLTEARSAKAAGASRFCMGAAWRNPKDKDMPYLKQMVQEVKALGMETCMTLGMLSAEQANELADAGLDYYNHNLDTSPEYYGDVITTRTYQNRLDTLSHVRASGMKVCSGGIVGMGEKATDRAGLLQQLANLPQHPDSVPINMLVKVAGTPFEKLDDLDPLEFVRTIAVARILMPKSRVRLSAGRENMTDELQAMCFFAGANSIFYGCKLLTTPNPEESDDMGLFRRLGLRPEQGAAATIDDEQAVLAKAAAHQDKASAPFYDAAAL; from the coding sequence ATGTCGCAGTTGCAAGTTCGTCATGATTGGAAGCGGGAAGAAATCGAAGCCTTATTTGCGCTGCCGATGAATGACTTATTATTTAAAGCACACAGTATCCATCGTGAAGTGTACGATCCTAACGAAGTGCAGATCAGCCGATTACTGTCGATTAAAACCGGTGCTTGTCCTGAGGATTGTAAATATTGTCCGCAGAGTGCGCGTTACGACACTGGCCTTGAAAAAGAGCGCCTATTGGCGATGGAAACCGTATTGACGGAAGCGCGCAGTGCTAAAGCCGCGGGCGCTTCACGTTTCTGTATGGGCGCCGCTTGGCGTAACCCGAAAGATAAAGACATGCCATACCTCAAGCAAATGGTGCAAGAGGTTAAAGCCCTCGGCATGGAAACCTGCATGACCTTAGGCATGCTTAGTGCCGAGCAAGCCAATGAGCTGGCCGATGCGGGCCTTGACTATTACAACCACAATTTAGATACCTCGCCTGAATATTACGGCGATGTGATCACCACCCGTACCTATCAAAACCGTTTAGATACCTTAAGCCACGTGCGTGCATCGGGCATGAAAGTTTGCTCTGGCGGTATTGTTGGCATGGGCGAAAAGGCCACAGACAGAGCGGGTTTATTGCAACAACTGGCGAATTTGCCTCAGCATCCCGATTCTGTGCCCATTAACATGTTGGTCAAAGTGGCGGGCACCCCCTTCGAAAAACTCGATGATTTAGATCCGCTGGAGTTTGTCCGTACCATCGCCGTGGCGCGTATTTTAATGCCTAAGTCCCGTGTGCGTTTATCTGCGGGCCGTGAAAACATGACTGACGAACTGCAGGCCATGTGTTTCTTTGCGGGCGCTAACTCGATTTTCTACGGCTGTAAGTTACTGACTACGCCAAACCCTGAAGAAAGTGATGATATGGGCCTGTTCCGCCGTCTTGGCTTACGTCCTGAGCAGGGTGCTGCTGCAACTATCGATGATGAGCAGGCGGTCTTAGCCAAAGCTGCGGCTCACCAAGATAAAGCCTCGGCACCTTTTTATGATGCGGCGGCGCTGTAA
- the bioA gene encoding adenosylmethionine--8-amino-7-oxononanoate transaminase has protein sequence MRNLLDLDFDFDSAHIWHPYTSMTRALPVFGVHSAQGCELELVDGRKLIDGTSSWWACVHGYGHPAILTAMERQLQQLSHVMFGGITHEPAITLCKKLLAMTCEPLTKVFLCDSGSIAVEVAIKMALQYWQGQDLPLVQKAQKQRILTVKKGYHGDTFAAMSVCDPEGGMHTMFGEAVTKQCFVDAPQTPFGEPLSQDDLAPMQRILREQHQEIAAVIIEPIMQGAGGMRFYSSDYLRGLRALCDEYNVLLILDEIATGFGRTGKLFAYEHADITPDILCLGKALTGGYISLAATLCTDNVAQGISQSPAGVFMHGPTFMGNPLACAAACASLDLINQQEWPAQVAAIEQQMQRELADANDIPSVKEVRVLGAVGVLEMHQAVNTAALQQQFVDLGVWVRPFANLIYIMPPYVITPAQLTQLTRAMKQVAATITPPQAAQTEALANESITISHG, from the coding sequence ATGCGCAATTTACTCGATTTGGATTTTGATTTTGATAGCGCCCATATTTGGCATCCTTATACTTCAATGACCCGCGCACTTCCTGTTTTTGGGGTACACAGTGCCCAAGGCTGCGAGCTGGAATTGGTCGATGGCCGTAAGCTTATCGATGGCACTAGCTCCTGGTGGGCCTGCGTGCATGGCTACGGACACCCGGCGATATTAACGGCGATGGAGCGGCAACTGCAGCAACTCAGCCATGTCATGTTTGGCGGCATTACCCATGAGCCCGCCATTACACTCTGCAAAAAACTGCTGGCGATGACCTGCGAGCCCCTCACTAAAGTCTTTCTGTGCGACTCAGGCTCGATTGCCGTTGAAGTTGCCATCAAAATGGCGCTGCAATATTGGCAGGGGCAAGATTTGCCTTTAGTGCAAAAGGCCCAAAAACAACGCATTCTCACGGTGAAGAAGGGATACCATGGCGATACCTTTGCCGCCATGAGTGTCTGCGATCCCGAAGGGGGTATGCATACCATGTTTGGCGAGGCTGTAACGAAACAGTGTTTTGTCGACGCGCCGCAAACGCCCTTCGGCGAGCCATTAAGCCAAGATGATTTAGCGCCAATGCAACGTATTTTACGCGAGCAACATCAAGAGATTGCCGCCGTGATTATCGAGCCGATTATGCAGGGTGCAGGGGGAATGCGATTCTACAGCAGCGACTATTTACGCGGCCTGCGTGCCCTGTGTGATGAATATAATGTGCTGCTTATCCTCGATGAAATCGCTACGGGTTTTGGCCGAACCGGTAAGTTATTTGCCTATGAACATGCCGATATCACGCCCGACATACTCTGCCTAGGCAAAGCGTTAACGGGGGGTTATATCAGCCTTGCCGCCACCTTGTGCACAGATAACGTCGCCCAAGGCATTAGCCAATCGCCCGCAGGCGTCTTTATGCACGGCCCAACATTTATGGGCAATCCCCTCGCCTGCGCTGCCGCCTGCGCAAGCTTAGATCTGATCAATCAACAGGAGTGGCCAGCGCAGGTTGCCGCCATCGAACAGCAAATGCAGCGCGAGCTTGCCGATGCCAATGATATTCCCAGCGTGAAAGAGGTGCGCGTGCTCGGCGCCGTCGGCGTGCTCGAAATGCACCAAGCGGTCAATACCGCGGCGCTGCAGCAGCAATTTGTCGACTTAGGCGTATGGGTTCGCCCCTTTGCCAACCTAATTTATATTATGCCGCCCTATGTGATAACCCCAGCGCAACTGACACAACTGACTCGGGCGATGAAGCAAGTGGCAGCGACGATTACGCCGCCACAGGCCGCTCAAACCGAGGCGCTTGCGAATGAAAGCATCACCATCAGCCATGGTTAA